From the bacterium genome, the window CGTCGTATTTTTCTGAAAATATTTCATACTTTATTGACATCCGGTTGCCGCTGACCGTCTACCCGCCCGGAATATAAGGGATTACGATTTTGTAATCTTGGCATGGAGATTGCTTGTTTTACTATACAGCGACGCGCACGAGAATAAGTGCCAGAGGATACACCTTGTCCTGTTCGGTTTTGTGGAGAAGGAGTGAACGAAAATGAAATGGGTCCTGATTGTCGAACCGTCAGAATTCGATTTCAATTACCTCAACCGCGTGATCACCAGGCTTGGTTATCGTACCTTCAGGGCCTCAAGCGCGGAGGAAAGCATCCATCTCCTGGGTGAGAGCCTGCCCGATGCCATCATCTGTGGAGACAAACTGCCGGACAAGGACCCACTTGACCTTTGCCGGGCCCTCAAGGAAGATCCCATGACCACCCGGACACCCGTGCTCATGGCAAGCTCTAATACCGATTTCATTTTCCAGCACAGGGCGCTCAAGGCAGGGTTCGCCGAGATCATCAACCGCCCCATGTCCATACAGGATTTTTTCCTGAAACTGGAGAAATGTCTTTCCGA encodes:
- a CDS encoding response regulator, with protein sequence MKWVLIVEPSEFDFNYLNRVITRLGYRTFRASSAEESIHLLGESLPDAIICGDKLPDKDPLDLCRALKEDPMTTRTPVLMASSNTDFIFQHRALKAGFAEIINRPMSIQDFFLKLEKCLSDRGRVVIRAPMSVPVTVDYQDRKFPYTTHTFGEGGLFLPSPDSMFRRTLLGLEFCLPGINNLFDLKGEVVYTLEKSTEDCPPGMGIKFVDIAQALKKLLKVYMQNYLTKAAVPS